The Aethina tumida isolate Nest 87 chromosome 6, icAetTumi1.1, whole genome shotgun sequence nucleotide sequence AATTTTGTGACGAATATTTAACACCtttttattggtaatttttaattaattaaccatttcaaatatgttttcttattttatatagaaattttatataaaatagtacttttataattaattaaactaaatgccaaatttattttttaatatatattttttaaattattattatcatatttttaataaaaattttaggaacaggaattatttactttaaatatttctttgcaaatactaaaattttaattttttattaaaattttattatttttctttttcatttatatttaaattaaaaaatgtaaattaaaaaattaatttgatatttaggttaattaagtataaaagtaaatatttaattttttatactatgatacaatttttaaatgattcatAATGATTATAAGAAGGCCCattaaaaaccatttaaaaattcaaaaataaataaattttaaattaacaatgtttattattgaatatttcttatatttatactatgaatattttagtaattattaaatacaataattaaattatttatttaatttttattaatatatcattatattttttattatttatatgttttgaaaagaaatatttaatttatatttaattaaactaaatgtcaaatttattttttaatatatattattatcatatttttaattaggtattttttaataaaaatttttggaacaggaattatttactttaaatatttctttgcaaatactaaaattttaattttttattaaaattttattatttttctttttcgtttatatttaaattaaaaagtgtaaattaaaaaaataatttgatatttactttaattaagtataaaagtaaatatttaattttttatactatgatacaatttttaaaaaatgaattcataataattataaaaaagcccattaaaaaccatttaaaaattcaaaaataaataaattttaaatttacaatatttatatttaattaaactaaatgtcaaatttattttttattatatatattttttttaaattattattatcatatttttaatttggcatttttaatacaaattttaggaacagaaattatttactttaaatatttctttgcaaatactaaaatttcaataaaaatttgatttaattatatatatatatatatatatatatatatatatatatatatatatatatatatatatatatatatatatatatatatatatatatacatatatatattatatataatagaatttttatattatacgtaAGAAATCttcaataatgaaatttgtaaatataaaatttaaaaatatatatttatttttgaatatttagttaatttttaatagatttttttatattctttataaattcaatttttaaaaattgtcagcataaaaaattaaaatatgtaatttactttaactatattaatttttaatgtgtattttttggaatatttattaaaagattttcaattaggtatttttaataaaaattttaaaacggagactttttcaatttaagtatttgtatacaaataaataaaaaagaaaaataataaaatttttataaaaaattaataaatagatatatagcaaataaataagataaatagcaaaaaatatgaataatattttattgttgaatttttagataattttagatattttttatttattttttcaattatattactaaaatttatatataaaatacaaattttgaggTGGGAATTTATGGTGCATccgccaaatttttaaaacggtCCATTCGTGTTTTGGTTTTGTTTTGTGGCCTCTTAAATGAAGACGTACAAAGAGAATTAATCTCAGTCCTCGTTATAAcagagtaataaattttaactaaacagAAATAATTCCAGAAATCGCAGTCAACTTAAAATGAAATACGACCTTTGTaggataaataattgtaactaATTGATTTCGTTACTGAACTTctccatttaattaaacaaattctagtTTGTGTgtatggaaataaaaatacacaatttatcattaaaactttattgacgataacagtaaaataaaaatatataataaacttaacaTTAGGTCAGACAATAGAGAAAAaccaaaaagaaataatactaACAAAATCTttcaataaaaagattttcaacaaacaaaaataattaaaaatattgcacataatatatattgcaCTTAAGTTTAGACATATCActagaataaatattgattttacagcaaaaagttgtaaaattattgcatAAACCCCATCACATTGCCTCtaccaaaaaacaaaaaaaattaaccccAAAAatatgtccaaaaaaattaattcaagtgGCAAAAAACGCAAGCAAGAACACTTGTCCTAAAATACTTTGTGAGCAGTGAAAACATGTCCCGGAgtcgttaaataaaatttcaggcATTATTCACCACATTATCCACGTATCTCAAGTGTCCAATTTGCCTCCGTTCTTTCACATCGTGCTGCAGAATTGTTTTACtgcttcattaattaattatggcagtttaatcaataaaatacataattaaaaatgaatgagcCATGTGTAAGTGACAATTTTTAGAGTTGTTCCGAATTACGCTAAAAGAGAGATATTACATCACATTTTGTCGACACAAAATGGAGTAAGACCTCCTTCCATAACAtatacattttggtgttttgtacAAGTGCAGAAATcctttatacataataatagtaatagtaattaataacagTAAACCTTTGCACACCTCACTAGTTCTAAATTAAAGCCATCTAGGGCAAGTATCCTAAAGAATTCTCTAAGTTGTTGCTGTCCGTTTTGCCTTTGGCCATGTAGGGTGGCTCCAGCTCGAAGTACTTGGGCTTCTCCTTTTTCCTCCTCTCGCTGATGCTGGAACGTCCCGACTCGCTCTGGCTCTGGATGGTGTACAGGCCGTTCTTGGTGCTGTACATGTTGTTCTTGTTGCTGCTCCTCGTCGACTGGTACAAGGAGTTCTGCACCATCTTCTGGCTCAGCTGGTTGTAGGCCTTCAAGTCCCCCCTGTTGAGGCCAACTTTGTTTGGCTTACTGTACTTGGGGTGGGAGGTCATTTTGTTGTACGCGTTGTTCCGGTTATTGATGAGACTTTCCAGGTCGTAGTTCCTGGGGGACAAGTGGGTGATGTCGGTGGTCTGGCTCAGCTTGATGTCGGCGAAGAGGGCGGCGATCTCCGCCGACTTTTTAACCGACAGCGCCTCCGTACATTGGCCCGTTGTTATGGCCGTGGACTGGACGGTCCTTCCTGAAACGCAAAATATCAACTTACATCCATCCCCGAGTTGATTAGTCTAATTAAATTGGCTTAAACTTTACAATCGATACCTAAATATAgagttaaaattgtaacagtAGATCGGCACCGTCCTAATTGGTGTCGAAGGTTATCTAACGTCAGCTTGATTGATACTTTGTCGTGGCGCCGTCTCGGAATATAGGCCGTGGATGGCAACAACTCACCTCTGCTTCCGTATCTGTTGGAGCTGTAGCTCCTGATGCTCTCGTGATTCCTCAGGTCCAGCTGGCCGCACTCGCTCAACGATCTGGCGTACACCGATCTGTTGTGCAGGTTACGGATGTTGCCGTTGGTGATGGTGAACAGCTCGTAGTCCAGAGCCAGGTTGTCGGCGCTGATGGTTTTCTGGCCCATCGGCTCCTCGATGATCATCTGCTGGCGGCTTAAATGTCGATCCGAAGCTCGACCCCTGGACTTCAGCTTCTCGTAGTAGGTTTCGCTGGGGTTGGCCATGTACTCCAAGCTTTTGGTGCTCTTGGTGTTGGAGTTCTTCTTGCAGACCTTCCGGTGTTTGGGGCTGTTGCACACCATGTCGTTGGTGGGGATGAAGCCTCTTTGTTTCAGTTGTTCCAGGATGGTGGTGTTCTTGGTGAAGCTTTGGCAGTAGCACTTGTTGCTCTCTGCACAACTGTCGGTGTCGCAGCCGCAGAAGGATAAGGTCGTGTCCAAGGTGCAGTAGCACTTTTCCGCCTCGGTTTTGCAGGTGTTGCACCTCGAGGACTTTCTTGAAAAGTTTTTGTTCCCTGCAAAACAACAAGTAACATATTAAACCTAACACCAAAGAAGTTTCTGAGCCAATTACCTAGGGAACAGTAGCACTTGTCAGCAGATATGCAGGTGCACGTGTCTGAGTCATAAGAACACTCGGAGCAAGACACGTAACCGCTGCTGGAGTTCctgttttgattattaatgttCAAACTGTGGGATTTGCTCTTGTTCCTCCTGAGGGAGAAGAAGTCACTCTCCTCTGACGTGCTGGTCCTGTCCCTCCGGCTGCGACTTATGTCGCCCTGTTTCTTCCTGTAGCTTTGCTTTCTGGTCACCTGCGTCTCCTCCTTCGGTCTGAACTGCCTGGTGTCGTAGGACGAAGTGGAAATCGAACTTTCCGGAAGTTTACCGTCACCCGGGTTAGATATCACCAACTCCTTGTCGCCCTTGTTGGagcttttattgtttttagctAGTTTGGCACGGAAGCTCTTCTGGAAGATGTGCTTCAGCCTCTTGAACTTGTTTCCGACGATTATGTGATGGGACTTTTTGGTGTTGACGCTGCTGTTCCTTCTTAACAGTTTCTTCTTTTGTCTACGCATTATGGACTTGGATCTTTGATACAGCTCGTCCTTGGTTAGTGTTACTGAAAGTTTCAGCAAGAACTCCTTGTAAATTGGCTTGAGATCATTGAAGGACATGCCCTCGGGATCAATGATTACTCCCAGGATGTCGTCCATCGAATGAAGCCCTTCTTGAAGGCTTAGCTCGTGGAATATCTCCTTGAAACCGAGTGGGGAACCACCTGTTGCTTGATCGTTGTTCCTGAAACAATACTCCACaattaacaacataaaaaaactACAGTTACGTTTTTATAAGACAGGCTCATAACATACTTTGGAAGGTCATTAAGTCGAGGAATGTTCTCCCAAATTAATTgccgtaaaattaattaacaatcagACTGgatgaaaaacatttaattacactCAGACAACGTGATTCACTGATTGATTGATTACcttgatattttagatttgtaTCGGGTTAATCCTCCGGTGTTTAAGAAGCTTCCAGACCTGGGTATCGTAACTTTGGTTAAAATGTCCCCGGAATTCTCCTTTTTCCTCACGCTCTCCTCGTCGGGCTTCCGTACGGTTTGCACCTTCTTTAAGCCTTTAGTTGTACTCTCGCTCATTACCTGTTTGATTTCTTCCGTTATTTGTTTCTGTTCTCTGCTCATGTAGGTGCTGATTTTGTCTGGAAACGAAAGATTCGTGAGACGGGGACCAAAGGGTAACCAAAGGAGGCAAACCTGAAAATGTTTTGGGCTTAATTTCGGCTATTTCGTTGTACGTGTTGACGTTTTCGTTTTTGTCGTTGTCGGGCAAGTGTTTGATGGGCTCCTCGTAGGGCATTATAGCATCTAAGTCTTGAGCTTTTTGGATGGCTGGAGCTTTGGGTGCCCTCTTCGTCTTGGTGCTCTTTTTGGGTTGTTTGTTGTGCCCCATGAGCAAAGGCTGGGTGTCTGACGTCTGAAACACCTTCATCAACAAGTTgatcaacaaaattaactaCATTACATACATTGAGGTTGTCACTTTCGCTGATGATGGAGGAGGTGGTGCTTCGTTTCTTCCTGGGAGGTCGCACTGgtatgttgtttttgtcttggTAAGTGCTGGAAGCTATGGACATACAAGTTACCCCATTTTTGTTCCTCGGTTTCTTCTCCTTGGCCTTCATGTGGGCCACCAAAGACTTGTACAAAGTAGCAGCTATCACGATGGCGTCTTCCGAAGTCTGGCAAACGAATCTAAGGCAACACTGATTAGTTTAACGGCCTTTGGGACGATATTCCTAATTACCCATGACACTCCAGTTGTTTATGGACCCCAATCTTCCTCATCACGACGGCGAACAAAGGCGAATGCGAGTCCGAATTGATGTATTTCTTTTCGGCGTCGTCGAGGGCCGTGAACAACGACTGTTTGTCTATGTTGTCGGGATCCGTGATTAGGGGGAGGAAGGcgtatttgttgttgttttcctGGATCACGAACTTGACGGCCGACCAGACCGCTATCGTCGGGAATGAGTTCATCTGTTCCAAGTCGCCTGCAACAAGTCCCAAGGGTTGGTTAATAATTAGGGCAATTTGTGTCGGAAAGGAATGGGGTTCAACGAAACCAGTGCCTGTTTGAACTTGAAGGCACACAATTGATATTGACACACTAATAGAGGAATTATGTCAATGTTTTGATAAAATGGTTGGAGGTGCAACTGAACG carries:
- the LOC109597889 gene encoding uncharacterized protein LOC109597889 yields the protein MTPNIPKMVMCNMENVIIPRPPPLGPLGSNLDPMVPSLGPPNSKPVSKVSRNSSKTSSRSQGFRLMENQDDTGSVYSVYKQKIDSMFESDSSSTKNSVQAKIEKMFTEVAKDNGIPINEIGVHSFSVDYLGSIPLQEKVTSLSGLQNPLRELYFGYKKITKHKKPLTGRLEISSQGLKVQYQGEKGDLEQMNSFPTIAVWSAVKFVIQENNNKYAFLPLITDPDNIDKQSLFTALDDAEKKYINSDSHSPLFAVVMRKIGVHKQLECHGFVCQTSEDAIVIAATLYKSLVAHMKAKEKKPRNKNGVTCMSIASSTYQDKNNIPVRPPRKKRSTTSSIISESDNLNTSDTQPLLMGHNKQPKKSTKTKRAPKAPAIQKAQDLDAIMPYEEPIKHLPDNDKNENVNTYNEIAEIKPKTFSDKISTYMSREQKQITEEIKQVMSESTTKGLKKVQTVRKPDEESVRKKENSGDILTKVTIPRSGSFLNTGGLTRYKSKISRNNDQATGGSPLGFKEIFHELSLQEGLHSMDDILGVIIDPEGMSFNDLKPIYKEFLLKLSVTLTKDELYQRSKSIMRRQKKKLLRRNSSVNTKKSHHIIVGNKFKRLKHIFQKSFRAKLAKNNKSSNKGDKELVISNPGDGKLPESSISTSSYDTRQFRPKEETQVTRKQSYRKKQGDISRSRRDRTSTSEESDFFSLRRNKSKSHSLNINNQNRNSSSGYVSCSECSYDSDTCTCISADKCYCSLGNKNFSRKSSRCNTCKTEAEKCYCTLDTTLSFCGCDTDSCAESNKCYCQSFTKNTTILEQLKQRGFIPTNDMVCNSPKHRKVCKKNSNTKSTKSLEYMANPSETYYEKLKSRGRASDRHLSRQQMIIEEPMGQKTISADNLALDYELFTITNGNIRNLHNRSVYARSLSECGQLDLRNHESIRSYSSNRYGSRGRTVQSTAITTGQCTEALSVKKSAEIAALFADIKLSQTTDITHLSPRNYDLESLINNRNNAYNKMTSHPKYSKPNKVGLNRGDLKAYNQLSQKMVQNSLYQSTRSSNKNNMYSTKNGLYTIQSQSESGRSSISERRKKEKPKYFELEPPYMAKGKTDSNNLENSLGYLP